A genomic segment from Orientia tsutsugamushi str. Boryong encodes:
- a CDS encoding IS5-like element ISOt6 family transposase (programmed frameshift): MKLDQIKELKDEKFRRLTGVRKGTFSKMVDILRKADGVKKSKGGRKNKLNLEEQLLMALEYLREYRTYFHIGQNYGISESSAYKAVKWVEDTLVKHPNFALPGRKALMNSDMNYEVVLIDATESPIERPKKKQKFYYSGKKKRHTLKTQIVVDKKTHQVICTDFSNGKKHDFRLFKESKILIHPKIKAITDIGYQGIQKIHNNSALPKKKSKKNPLTKNDKENNRRLAGKRVVNENVIAMLKRFKIIADKYRNRRKRFGLRFNLISGIYNFELP, from the exons ATGAAATTAGATCAGATTAAAGAGTTAAAGGATGAAAAATTTCGTCGATTAACAGGAGTAAGGAAGGGAACATTCTCAAAGATGGTGGATATTTTGAGGAAAGCTGATGGTGTTAAGAAATCAAAAGGAGGGCGTAAAAATAAGCTCAATTTGGAGGAACAGTTATTGATGGCCTTAGAATACCTTAGAGAATACCGTACTTATTTTCATATAGGTCAGAACTATGGGATTAGTGAAAGTTCAGCATATAAAGCTGTAAAATGGGTAGAAGACACCTTAGTTAAACACCCAAACTTTGCTCTTCCAGGTCGTAAAGCTCTAATGAATAGCGATATGAATTATGAAGTAGTCTTGATTGATGCTACTGAGAGTCCAATAGAAAGACCCA AAAAAAAACAAAAATTCTATTATTCAGGAAAGAAGAAAAGGCATACACTAAAGACTCAAATAGTGGTAGACAAGAAAACACACCAAGTAATATGTACAGATTTTTCTAACGGTAAAAAACATGACTTTAGATTATTTAAGGAATCCAAAATTCTTATCCATCCTAAGATTAAAGCGATTACTGATATAGGATATCAAGGTATACAAAAAATTCACAATAATTCTGCATTACCAAAGAAAAAAAGCAAGAAAAATCCTTTAACTAAAAATGATAAAGAGAATAATCGTAGGTTAGCAGGAAAAAGAGTTGTCAATGAAAACGTTATTGCTATGCTAAAACGGTTCAAAATTATTGCTGACAAATATCGAAATAGACGTAAAAGATTCGGTCTTAGATTTAATTTGATCTCTGGCATTTATAATTTTGAACTACCTTAA
- a CDS encoding F0F1 ATP synthase subunit C: MDPISFKYIAIAFMAFGMAGAALGVASIFNALMNSIARNPSAIEDLQKAALIGAGLAEAMGLFSFILAILLMFT; encoded by the coding sequence ATGGACCCTATATCTTTTAAGTACATAGCTATAGCTTTCATGGCGTTTGGCATGGCTGGAGCAGCATTAGGAGTTGCAAGCATATTTAATGCACTGATGAATTCTATAGCCCGTAACCCTTCAGCTATTGAAGATTTACAGAAGGCTGCTTTAATTGGAGCTGGACTAGCTGAAGCTATGGGGTTATTTTCGTTTATTTTGGCAATATTATTAATGTTTACTTAA
- a CDS encoding FtsK/SpoIIIE family DNA translocase translates to MFNILKIIFEDSRFKSALCFITSFLIFLVLLSYDSNDPGFNIATDVTPNNLLGHAGANFTRMLIAILGSTAFFFPIFLFALGRKYYFQQEIRYLKLKILSAIIIILECSYFISNIESLDFQYKGIISSSIYDLVKIFNHSTVIGINSIMIAILIVNLSFIIDYPLSNIIPLIRSLAAHAFIYIKNFFVGLISLKYLTRNNDSDGQLQQHQLVVCNNDNDLLIKDEEDGNDNAVMPSVSPFSDSNFSWDKNNDVAINHKSNTDQTIVLPEVDLLGQYDNRNVAPESEEKLIYNSKQLLKILNDFGIKGHIFNINQGPVVTLYEFEPAAGTKSSRVIGLSDDIARSLSALSTRISVIPGKNVLGIELPNLHRMFFSIRELIESAEYQKSDKSLPIILGKDLSGEPEIIDLAKMPHLLVAGTTGSGKSVAINAMIISLLYRLTPNECKFIMIDPKMLELSVYEGIPHLLTPVVTDPSKAIIALKWGVKEMENRYRLMSTLGVRNIAGYNSRIEEAIAKKQTLAKTLHTGFDHETGQPIYESIPIPLEKLPFIVIIVDEMADLMIVAGKDIESSIQRLAQMARAAGIHIIMATQRPSVDVITGVIKANFPSRISFKVTSKIDSRTILGEMGAEQLLGMGDMLYMGNGTTIKRVHAPFVDDSEVEQVAKFLRAQATPQYIDNITEISDDNINITSFSSNGDESTDDESLYKQAVQIIKTDKRVSTSYIQRCLRIGYNRAALIVEKMEREGVVSPPNHSGKREILIKE, encoded by the coding sequence ATGTTTAATATCTTGAAAATAATATTTGAGGATAGCAGATTCAAGTCTGCGCTTTGCTTTATTACTTCCTTCTTAATTTTCTTGGTATTATTGTCATATGATAGTAATGATCCTGGATTTAATATCGCGACTGATGTTACACCAAACAACTTGTTAGGGCATGCTGGAGCTAATTTTACTAGAATGCTGATAGCTATTTTAGGCTCAACAGCATTTTTTTTTCCAATATTTTTGTTTGCATTAGGAAGGAAATATTATTTTCAGCAAGAAATAAGATATTTAAAACTCAAGATTTTATCTGCCATAATAATAATATTGGAGTGTTCTTATTTTATAAGTAATATTGAGAGCCTAGATTTTCAGTATAAGGGAATTATCAGCAGCAGTATCTATGATTTAGTTAAAATCTTTAACCATAGCACTGTTATAGGAATTAACAGCATTATGATAGCAATTCTGATAGTCAATCTATCGTTTATTATAGACTATCCGTTATCAAATATTATACCATTAATACGCTCACTTGCTGCACATGCTTTTATTTATATAAAAAATTTTTTTGTTGGACTGATAAGTTTAAAATATTTGACTCGTAATAATGATTCAGATGGGCAGTTACAGCAGCATCAGTTGGTTGTATGCAATAATGATAATGATTTGCTAATAAAAGACGAAGAAGATGGTAATGATAACGCTGTGATGCCTAGTGTTTCTCCGTTCTCTGATAGTAATTTTAGTTGGGATAAAAATAATGATGTTGCTATAAATCATAAGAGTAATACTGACCAAACTATTGTTTTACCTGAAGTTGATCTACTAGGACAATATGATAACCGTAATGTAGCACCAGAAAGTGAAGAAAAGTTGATTTATAATTCCAAACAATTGTTAAAAATATTGAATGATTTTGGAATTAAAGGGCATATTTTTAACATTAATCAAGGACCAGTTGTTACATTATATGAATTTGAACCAGCCGCTGGAACTAAATCTTCACGTGTTATTGGTTTATCTGATGATATAGCTAGGTCTTTAAGTGCCTTATCTACCAGAATATCAGTTATTCCAGGTAAAAATGTTTTAGGAATTGAATTACCTAATTTACATAGAATGTTTTTTAGTATTAGAGAATTGATAGAGTCAGCTGAATATCAGAAATCTGATAAATCTCTACCAATTATCCTTGGTAAAGATTTAAGCGGGGAGCCAGAAATAATCGATTTAGCTAAAATGCCTCATTTACTAGTAGCTGGAACAACTGGTTCTGGAAAATCAGTAGCAATTAATGCTATGATTATTTCATTGCTCTATCGTCTTACTCCTAATGAGTGTAAATTTATTATGATTGATCCTAAAATGCTTGAATTATCAGTGTATGAAGGCATCCCTCATTTACTTACACCTGTAGTAACTGATCCTAGCAAAGCAATTATTGCTTTAAAATGGGGAGTTAAAGAAATGGAAAACAGATATAGATTAATGTCTACTTTGGGAGTTAGAAACATTGCTGGTTATAATAGCAGAATTGAGGAAGCGATTGCAAAAAAGCAAACTTTGGCTAAGACTTTACATACTGGTTTTGATCACGAAACAGGGCAGCCTATATATGAGTCAATACCTATTCCATTAGAAAAGTTGCCATTTATAGTTATTATAGTAGATGAAATGGCTGATTTAATGATAGTAGCTGGTAAAGACATTGAATCATCAATACAAAGGCTAGCGCAAATGGCAAGAGCTGCAGGAATTCATATTATTATGGCAACTCAGCGGCCTTCTGTGGATGTTATTACAGGAGTAATAAAGGCAAATTTTCCAAGTAGAATTAGTTTTAAGGTGACATCAAAAATTGATAGTAGAACTATTTTAGGAGAAATGGGAGCTGAGCAGTTACTAGGTATGGGTGATATGTTATATATGGGTAATGGAACCACTATTAAAAGAGTGCATGCTCCTTTTGTAGATGATAGTGAAGTTGAGCAAGTTGCTAAATTTTTAAGGGCTCAAGCAACTCCACAGTATATTGATAATATTACTGAGATATCAGATGATAACATAAATATTACTTCTTTTTCATCAAATGGTGATGAATCAACAGATGATGAAAGTTTATATAAGCAGGCTGTACAGATCATTAAAACAGATAAAAGAGTTTCTACGAGTTATATTCAAAGATGTTTACGAATAGGGTATAATAGAGCAGCATTAATAGTTGAAAAAATGGAACGAGAGGGAGTTGTTAGCCCTCCAAATCATAGTGGCAAAAGAGAGATTTTAATAAAAGAGTAA
- a CDS encoding DUF2672 domain-containing protein has protein sequence MGLSFGEIIVVVIIAILVAKPHDIKYLLKQIYSLKLLLQRAYHEILSSLDLDDKEDEDYNNHTLNLISNTNSDIDKSKVDQMNFYLQKIAEQGETYHGDYNLPSIKKYFIMIKKQSYNKKKDS, from the coding sequence ATGGGATTATCTTTTGGCGAGATTATTGTTGTTGTTATAATTGCAATATTGGTTGCAAAGCCTCATGATATAAAGTATTTACTTAAACAAATTTACTCATTAAAGTTGCTGTTGCAACGTGCGTATCATGAGATATTATCTAGCCTTGACTTAGATGATAAAGAAGATGAGGATTATAATAATCATACTTTAAATTTAATTAGTAATACTAACAGTGATATTGATAAATCTAAGGTAGACCAAATGAATTTTTATCTACAAAAAATTGCAGAGCAAGGAGAAACATATCATGGAGATTATAACTTACCTTCTATAAAGAAATATTTTATAATGATAAAAAAACAAAGTTACAATAAGAAAAAAGATAGTTAA
- a CDS encoding transposase, translating to MRQVYYIDSIKLAIYHNKYISSNRVCNKISKICKSSYCLFLGFKLHLVINNRLLSKLDNDVEWCYKYVI from the coding sequence ATGAGACAGGTATATTATATCGATTCTATAAAGTTAGCAATTTATCATAACAAATATATTTCCAGCAATAGAGTTTGTAATAAAATTTCTAAAATTTGCAAGAGTAGTTATTGCTTGTTCTTAGGCTTTAAGCTACATCTTGTAATTAATAATAGACTTCTTTCGAAACTAGACAATGATGTAGAATGGTGTTATAAATATGTGATTTGA
- a CDS encoding transposase, with translation MINNASFHKRSHLKTRIEKDGQYLEYLPSYSPDLNSIEKKLFQDKSSRMKYQCNLETIFEKYIT, from the coding sequence ATGATCAACAATGCAAGTTTTCATAAACGTTCTCATTTAAAAACTAGGATAGAAAAAGATGGACAATATTTAGAGTATTTACCTTCTTATTCTCCTGATTTAAATTCTATTGAGAAAAAATTGTTTCAAGATAAATCAAGCAGAATGAAATATCAATGTAACTTAGAGACTATTTTCGAAAAGTATATAACATAA
- a CDS encoding ATP synthase subunit B, with translation MPQLDYIFFPTQLFWLVITFTFLLLMINFVIVPLAEKLFSKRNDHISSYIKKAEQTNIQIQKINEEVSRIARMSELEAEEIINQAKKSTEEIYNQRLMKHSQKIDQKVTDCIAEIEKMTINFQNSYKEQVIKYSQDLIKKLTNHEANIDQLHKYYNKLNNNKTIN, from the coding sequence ATGCCTCAATTAGATTATATTTTTTTTCCTACACAGTTATTTTGGTTAGTTATTACTTTTACTTTTTTATTATTAATGATCAACTTTGTAATTGTACCTTTAGCTGAAAAGCTCTTTAGCAAAAGAAATGATCATATTTCTTCATACATCAAAAAAGCCGAGCAAACTAATATTCAAATACAAAAAATTAATGAAGAGGTTAGCCGTATTGCTCGCATGTCTGAACTTGAAGCTGAAGAAATTATAAACCAGGCAAAAAAATCTACTGAAGAAATTTATAATCAAAGATTGATGAAACATTCTCAAAAAATTGATCAAAAAGTTACAGATTGTATTGCCGAAATTGAAAAAATGACAATAAATTTTCAAAATAGTTATAAAGAGCAAGTAATTAAATATTCACAAGATCTCATAAAAAAACTTACGAATCATGAAGCTAATATTGATCAGTTGCATAAGTATTATAATAAATTAAATAACAATAAAACAATTAATTAA
- a CDS encoding F0F1 ATP synthase subunit A produces the protein MLANPLSQFLIKPIIPLKALGYNISITNSAVAMIFVSIAASLLLIIAFVNSKLVPSRWQAFGEILYESNIKLVHSIIGPQGKVFFPLILTLFLFISLGNIIGMVPHAFTFTSHIIVTFSLAMIVFTTTLVYGIYRHKLGFFSLFLPKNIPLWLAPIMVIIELCVFISKPISLSLRLTANMVAGHILLKIIAWSIVSLTWFFKPLPIALVIVLIGFELFISILQAYIFTILSCVYLRDVVNLH, from the coding sequence ATGTTAGCTAATCCATTAAGCCAGTTTTTGATTAAACCTATTATACCTCTAAAAGCGCTAGGTTATAATATCAGCATTACTAACTCAGCAGTGGCTATGATATTTGTCAGCATAGCCGCTAGTTTGTTGTTGATTATAGCATTTGTTAATAGTAAACTTGTTCCTTCAAGGTGGCAAGCTTTTGGAGAAATATTATACGAGTCAAACATAAAACTAGTACATAGCATTATAGGTCCACAAGGGAAAGTTTTTTTTCCTTTGATACTTACTTTATTTCTTTTTATTAGTCTTGGTAACATTATTGGAATGGTTCCACATGCCTTTACATTTACTAGCCATATAATAGTTACATTCAGTTTAGCAATGATAGTATTTACTACTACTTTAGTTTATGGCATCTATAGACACAAGTTAGGATTTTTTTCGTTATTCTTACCCAAAAATATACCTCTTTGGTTAGCACCGATAATGGTCATAATTGAATTATGTGTTTTCATTTCTAAACCAATTAGTTTATCTCTACGACTAACTGCAAATATGGTAGCAGGACATATATTACTAAAAATTATTGCTTGGTCTATTGTTAGTTTAACTTGGTTTTTTAAGCCATTGCCTATAGCTTTAGTTATTGTACTCATTGGATTTGAATTATTTATTTCTATCCTACAAGCATATATTTTTACAATTTTATCTTGTGTATATTTAAGAGATGTAGTAAATTTACATTGA
- the ffh gene encoding signal recognition particle protein, producing the protein MFQTLTQKLSNIFDKIKGSTALSEQQVLTIAREVRIALLEADVSLVVIKDFINNVVEKAKGQEVIRSVTPGQMVIKIISDEMIKVLSSSETEQALRIEFEPPVNIMMIGLQGSGKTTTTAKLAMKLAKKNKKVMVVSLDIYRPAAREQLETLVRNHETILSLPIVSNENVFQIIARSTKEAKLLGCDVVIYDTAGRLHIDETMLQELSNIKEIITPKEILLVVDSLIGQESVNVANQFNQTLNISGVVLTKIDGDSRGGAALSIKYVTGKPIKFLGIGEKTNDLEEFHPERIASRILGKGDIVSLVEKAAEVISKEDAAKSVEKLKKGSFNLEDYYQQLQNINKMGGISSILNLMPGINKLLPKIDQNPFDQNSVKLQQAIILSMTRHEKLNPDIINGKRKKRIAAGSGTSVQEVNKLLKQFQNITSLLKSGMKGNNILRDKFNNLKNFF; encoded by the coding sequence ATGTTTCAAACTTTAACTCAAAAACTTAGTAATATTTTCGATAAGATTAAAGGTAGTACTGCTCTATCTGAACAACAAGTTTTAACAATAGCACGGGAAGTAAGAATTGCATTATTAGAGGCAGATGTTTCATTAGTAGTTATTAAAGATTTTATTAATAATGTTGTAGAAAAAGCTAAAGGGCAGGAAGTTATTCGTTCTGTAACACCAGGCCAGATGGTTATTAAAATTATTAGCGATGAGATGATAAAGGTCCTTAGCAGCTCAGAAACAGAACAAGCACTGCGCATTGAGTTTGAGCCACCTGTAAACATTATGATGATTGGTCTACAAGGTAGCGGAAAAACAACTACAACGGCTAAATTAGCAATGAAGCTTGCTAAAAAAAATAAAAAAGTTATGGTTGTATCACTAGATATTTATAGACCAGCTGCTAGAGAACAGCTCGAAACATTAGTGCGAAATCACGAAACTATACTATCATTACCTATAGTTTCAAATGAGAATGTGTTTCAGATTATAGCACGAAGTACTAAGGAAGCTAAGTTGCTTGGTTGTGATGTAGTAATTTATGATACTGCAGGTCGTCTACATATTGATGAGACAATGTTGCAAGAGCTAAGTAATATAAAAGAAATAATTACCCCTAAAGAAATACTTTTAGTAGTTGATTCACTTATTGGTCAAGAATCAGTCAATGTAGCTAATCAATTTAATCAAACATTGAATATTTCTGGCGTAGTATTAACTAAAATTGACGGTGATTCAAGAGGAGGAGCAGCATTAAGTATTAAATATGTTACTGGCAAGCCAATAAAATTTCTTGGCATAGGAGAAAAAACTAATGATTTAGAGGAATTTCATCCAGAAAGAATTGCTTCACGGATATTAGGTAAAGGTGATATTGTTTCTCTAGTAGAGAAAGCAGCTGAAGTAATTAGTAAAGAGGATGCAGCTAAATCAGTTGAGAAATTAAAAAAAGGCAGTTTTAATCTTGAGGATTACTATCAACAGCTGCAAAACATTAATAAGATGGGAGGAATTAGCTCAATACTTAATCTTATGCCTGGAATAAATAAACTATTGCCGAAAATTGATCAAAATCCATTTGATCAAAACAGTGTAAAGTTACAACAGGCAATAATTTTATCAATGACAAGGCATGAAAAATTAAATCCAGATATAATTAATGGAAAACGAAAAAAACGTATTGCAGCTGGCTCAGGAACATCAGTTCAAGAAGTCAA
- the ettA gene encoding energy-dependent translational throttle protein EttA: MSYQYVYVMKGLSKVINGKPILKETWLSFIPGAKIGIIGPNGAGKSTLLKIMAGLDKEFDGEAWAANGVKIGYLAQEPPLDLNKNVGENISDGLKEKTDLLNQFTSISSKFAEEMTDDEMSDLLAKQAELQEKIDAIDAWNLDREIDIAMEALRCPSKDAKIDQISGGEKRRVALCKLLLEKPDILLLDEPTNHLDAESVSWLENYLKAYKGTVVSITHDRYFLDNVAQWILEIDRGVCVPWQSNYSQWLDLKEKKLAIEEKEESNIRKYLKKELEWINQSPKARQSKSKARITAYNDLVNQQNEKKVGPAQIIIPNGPRLGDLVIEGNNISKSFNSRVLLQDFSFKIPPGAIVGIIGPNGAGKSTLLNMIVGKDTADSGTIKIGSTVKLGYVDQSRDHLDDSKTVWEEISGGLDEMQLGNTIVKSRAYCAAFNFRGSDQQKKVGQLSGGERNRVHLAKLLRWGANVILLDEPSNDLDVETLRALEEAILDFAGCVIVVTHDRWFLDRIATHIIAFDQSSNATWFEGNYQDYHSYMTKICGHDTKNPKYKHKKFV, encoded by the coding sequence ATGTCCTATCAGTATGTTTATGTAATGAAAGGATTAAGTAAGGTAATTAATGGAAAGCCAATCTTAAAAGAAACCTGGCTGTCATTTATTCCTGGTGCAAAGATTGGTATAATAGGTCCAAATGGTGCTGGAAAGTCTACACTGTTAAAAATTATGGCAGGACTTGATAAGGAATTTGATGGTGAAGCTTGGGCAGCTAATGGAGTTAAAATTGGCTATTTAGCTCAAGAACCACCGTTAGATTTAAATAAAAATGTTGGAGAAAATATTTCAGATGGTTTAAAAGAAAAAACAGATCTATTGAATCAATTTACTAGTATTAGCTCTAAATTTGCTGAAGAAATGACAGATGATGAAATGTCAGATTTGCTAGCAAAACAAGCTGAATTACAAGAAAAGATTGATGCTATTGATGCATGGAATTTGGATCGTGAAATTGATATTGCTATGGAAGCATTAAGATGTCCTAGTAAAGATGCTAAAATCGATCAAATTTCTGGTGGAGAGAAGCGTAGGGTAGCATTATGTAAGTTGTTGTTGGAAAAGCCTGATATATTATTACTCGATGAGCCAACTAACCATCTTGATGCTGAATCAGTTTCATGGCTTGAAAACTATTTAAAAGCGTATAAAGGTACAGTTGTATCTATTACTCATGATCGGTACTTTCTTGATAATGTAGCACAGTGGATATTAGAAATAGATCGAGGAGTTTGTGTGCCATGGCAATCCAATTATTCTCAATGGCTTGATCTTAAAGAAAAAAAACTTGCTATTGAGGAAAAAGAAGAAAGCAATATAAGAAAGTATCTTAAAAAAGAATTAGAGTGGATAAATCAATCTCCTAAAGCTAGACAATCTAAAAGTAAAGCTAGAATTACAGCATATAATGATCTAGTTAATCAACAAAATGAAAAAAAAGTTGGCCCTGCGCAAATTATTATTCCAAATGGACCACGCCTTGGAGATTTAGTTATTGAAGGAAATAATATATCTAAAAGTTTTAACTCTCGAGTCTTGCTACAAGATTTTAGCTTTAAAATCCCTCCAGGAGCAATTGTTGGTATAATAGGACCAAACGGAGCTGGTAAATCAACTTTATTAAATATGATCGTTGGTAAGGATACAGCTGATAGTGGTACTATTAAAATAGGTTCAACAGTTAAATTAGGTTATGTTGACCAATCTAGAGATCACCTAGATGATAGCAAAACAGTATGGGAGGAGATTTCAGGTGGGTTGGATGAGATGCAGCTTGGTAATACAATTGTTAAAAGTAGAGCATATTGTGCTGCATTTAACTTTCGAGGTAGCGATCAACAAAAAAAAGTAGGTCAGTTATCTGGTGGAGAACGTAATAGAGTACATCTGGCTAAATTACTGAGATGGGGGGCTAATGTTATTCTTCTTGACGAACCATCTAATGATTTAGATGTTGAAACTTTAAGGGCGCTGGAAGAAGCTATTTTAGACTTTGCTGGCTGTGTTATAGTAGTAACACATGATAGGTGGTTTTTAGATAGAATTGCAACTCATATTATTGCATTTGACCAATCCAGTAATGCAACCTGGTTTGAAGGTAATTATCAAGACTATCATAGTTATATGACTAAAATTTGTGGTCATGACACTAAAAATCCTAAATATAAACATAAAAAATTTGTATAA